In Deltaproteobacteria bacterium, the following are encoded in one genomic region:
- a CDS encoding IS4 family transposase, whose translation VALKETAYAFDSTTIDLCLSLFPWARFREHKGAVKLHTLMDLRGSIPCFIRITEGKTHDVNILDELLLEPGAIYIMDRGYIHFRRLYTFTRNMAFFVIRAKRNLDYSRRSYRQVDKSTGLRSDQTIILKGPKTSQEYPEPLRRISYFDAETRKRLVFLTNNFTLPPLTISQPYKCRWQVELFFKWIKQNLRIKTFYGTSENAVKTQIWTAISVYVLVAIAKKELNLNRSLSQILQIISITLFEKSPIFQVLTASYNKIIEEAAGNQLTLFDS comes from the coding sequence CGTGGCTCTGAAGGAGACGGCCTATGCCTTCGACTCCACTACGATCGATCTTTGCCTTTCGCTCTTCCCTTGGGCGCGATTCCGGGAACACAAAGGCGCGGTCAAGCTGCATACTTTGATGGACCTGCGCGGCAGCATCCCTTGTTTTATCCGCATCACAGAAGGAAAAACACACGATGTCAACATCCTCGACGAACTGCTTCTGGAACCAGGGGCCATCTATATTATGGATCGTGGTTATATCCATTTCCGCCGCCTGTATACCTTCACCCGGAACATGGCTTTCTTCGTCATTCGGGCCAAACGCAACCTCGATTACAGCCGACGTTCATACCGACAGGTAGACAAATCAACAGGCCTCAGAAGCGACCAGACCATCATCCTCAAAGGCCCAAAGACATCCCAGGAGTACCCGGAACCTCTTCGGCGCATAAGCTATTTCGACGCCGAGACCCGCAAGCGGCTCGTGTTTCTGACAAACAATTTCACACTGCCACCTTTAACCATTTCTCAACCATACAAATGTCGCTGGCAGGTGGAACTATTTTTCAAATGGATCAAACAAAACCTCCGCATAAAGACCTTCTATGGAACCTCGGAAAACGCCGTGAAGACTCAAATTTGGACAGCCATCAGCGTCTATGTGCTCGTAGCCATCGCCAAGAAGGAACTCAATCTGAACCGCAGTTTGAGCCAAATCTTGCAAATCATCAGCATTACTTTATTCGAGAAAAGTCCCATTTTTCAAGTGTTGACGGCCTCATACAACAAAATCATAGAGGAGGCTGCTGGCAACCAACTGACATTATTCGACTCTTAA